The genomic window ATCACTGGCAACGGTAAATTCTAAGCCCAAGGCCAGCACCCGTCCTAACTTCAAGCGAATCCTCTCAGTAGCATCAAAGTGCTGTCGGGAGTGCGAGAGGAGTTGACGCAGATAGTCTGCAATCCCTCGCACGACTGCTCCTCCAATGACTATCGCCGCAGCAATCTCTGCCCCAGCGGCTAAGTAGCCGACAATCAGCTTGAGCCAGGCTTCTAGGGGGTTACTTACCACTGCTTCTCCAGATGCCTGTTCAACATCAAGGCTCAACAGCAGCACCAGCCCCAGGATGAGGGCTAGTGGCAGCAGCAAGTTGACGAGAGATTCCTGAAATGAGTCTTGTTTCATGCATTTCTAGTCCGGGTTTCACTGGAGGGTCTGTACCCAGGTAAGCTCCGCAGATTCTAATCCCTAAAGTGTTCTAAACAACCCAAAGCTGATTTTATAGAAATTGAGAACTCTGATGTGGTTGCTAGCCATATTGCCCGTTTCTTGACTGCTTATATTAGCAAGCAGCTTCAGTTATCTCATTGATCATCCCATCAACCATCTCATTGATCAGTAGCTGCTTAACTGAAGCTAAAGCCGTGGTTGTTGAGATTCTCATGCACAGCACAGGGCCTCTTAGCTTCAGGGGCTATGATGGTTTGCGAGCTGACAGTGCTTCGTCTTAGCTACACACTGGTTCAGGATAAGGAGAGTGGTGATGATGCAAGTGATCTCCGTTCATGTCGGACTTCCCCGAGAGGTGTCTTGGAAGGGCAAAATCGTCACAACTGGCATCTTTAAAGAACCCATCGCAGGTCGCGTGACGGTGCGAACGCTCAATCTGGATGGAGACGGGCAGGCAGATTTAACGGTGCATGGAGGCCCAGAGAAGGCGGTCTATGCTTACCCATCTGAACACTATGAATATTGGCGCGATGAGCTGCCAGAGGCAGAGCTACCTTGGGGCGCGTTTGGGGAGAATTTCACGACGGTTGGTTTGATGGAAGATGCACTGAACATTGGAGATCGATTCCGCATTGGTACGGTTGAACTGAGAGTGACGCAACCGCGGATGCCTTGTTACAAGCTCGGCATTAAGTTCGGACGAGCTGATATGGTGCAGCGGTTTTTAGCAAGTCGCCTGACCGGTTTTTATTTTTCAGTGCTCCAGGAAGGTGAGGTTG from Leptolyngbya sp. FACHB-261 includes these protein-coding regions:
- a CDS encoding DUF1622 domain-containing protein, giving the protein MKQDSFQESLVNLLLPLALILGLVLLLSLDVEQASGEAVVSNPLEAWLKLIVGYLAAGAEIAAAIVIGGAVVRGIADYLRQLLSHSRQHFDATERIRLKLGRVLALGLEFTVASDILLTAVAPTRQDILDLGAIVLLRTLLNYFLEREIQQGEQRRSLEQNMTVREAE
- a CDS encoding MOSC domain-containing protein, whose protein sequence is MMQVISVHVGLPREVSWKGKIVTTGIFKEPIAGRVTVRTLNLDGDGQADLTVHGGPEKAVYAYPSEHYEYWRDELPEAELPWGAFGENFTTVGLMEDALNIGDRFRIGTVELRVTQPRMPCYKLGIKFGRADMVQRFLASRLTGFYFSVLQEGEVGAGDTLELIERDDNQIKVSDITRLYARETDDLELMQRATQLQALPVSWRNYFKQQMEQQQRRGKRL